GCGATCCGCTGTTTTTCTGCATAGTCCCAACCCTCCTCCGGCCCCAGCACCAACAGTAAAGTCGACAAGCCATCAGCCATCAGCGCCGAAGGCTCCAGTACCGTGACCGACGCCAGGTGGTGGGTGATAGGTGCGCCGGTCCGGGCATCGAGGGTGTGGGAATAGCGGTGACCATCCTGCTGGAAATAATTGCGATAGTCACCTGAAGTAGACACTCCGAAACCGTCCACCGCGATAATCCGCTGCGCTACCTGCTGGTCATCACGGGGTTCCTCCAGGGCCACGCGCCAGGGCGTGCCGTCGGATTTGCGCCCGGCGGCCTTGAGCTCGCCGGTCACTTCGACCAGGTACCGCTCAATGCCCAATTGCCCAAGCCGCTCGGCAATCCGGTCCACCGTGTAGCCGGCAGCGATGCTATTGAAGTCCACCTGCACTGCCGCGTCCTTGCACAACTGGCCAGCGTCGACACGCAGGTGCTGATGACCCACCTGCTGGCGGGCCTGGGCCAATGCCATCGGGTCCGGGATCTTTATCTGTCGCGCCTGGGGGCCGAAGCCCCACAGGTTCAGCAGTGGCTCGACCGTCAGGTCAAACGCCCCGCCACTGGCCTGGGACAACTGCTCGCCGGTGCGCACCAAATGCAGGATCGACTCGGGCATCGGCTGACAACGGTCGGCCGGCAGGCCGTTGAAGCGCTCAATGTCGGAATCGCTGCGATAGGTCGACATCTGCCGATCGACCTCAGCAAGGATGCTCTCGACCTGCGGCTGGACCACCCCGGCCACCGGCGCGCCCGGGGTGCGCACGTATTTGATCGAATACGTGCTGCCCATGGTCGGGCCGCCAAAAGCCTCCAGCACCTCACCGTTGCCGCAGCCCGCCAAGATCGCCAGCAACCCCCCCACCACCGCGTATCGCAAACCGCCCATAAGCCACACAACCTTATCGCTACTGAAACTGAATGGAGCCGCACTCAAGCATATTTCCGGGGCGGGCCATTATGCGGCATGTCGTCGCCTGGCGAGGGCTGGCACACAGAAAATAGCCAGCTTGCTAACGGTTTTTGTTGCTCGCCACCACGGATACACATATGGTTACAAAACTCTTTGGCGCCGCCGCGCGCCCAGATTCTGCAGCACGGACGAACAACAACCAGGGACTTCCAACAAGATAGCCAGTTGAGTAAATGACATGTCCAGCACCACGGGCAAAGGCAAGGCGATCTTTCGCGTTGTCAGCGGTAACTTCCTCGAAATGTTCGACTTTATGGTCTACGGCTTCTACGCCACGGCCATCGCCAAGACCTTCTTCCCTGCCGACAGCGCCTTTGCGTCCCTGATGTTATCCCTGGCGACATTCGGCGCCGGGTTCCTGATGCGCCCGCTGGGGGCGATTTTCCTCGGCGCCTACATTGACCGCCACGGCCGTAAAAAAGGCCTGGTGATCACCCTGGCCATGATGGCCGCCGGTACCGTGCTGATTGCCTGCGTACCCGGCTACGCCACCCTCGGGGTAGCCGCCCCGCTGATTGTGCTGTTTGGCCGGTTGCTGCAGGGCTTCTCCGCAGGTGTGGAACTGGGTGGGGTCTCGGTGTACCTGGCGGAAATCGCCACGCCGGGGCGCAAGGGCTTCTTCGTCAGCTGGCAGTCCGCCAGCCAACAAGCTGCGGTGGTATTCGCCGGGTTGTTGGGCGTGGGTCTGAATCATTGGCTGAGCCCAGAGGAAATGGGTGAATGGGGCTGGCGCGTGCCGTTCCTGATCGGCTGCCTGATCGTGCCGGTGATCTTCGTGATTCGCCGCTCCCTGGAAGAAACCCCGGAATTCCAGGCGCGCAAACACCGCCCTACCCTGCAGGAAATCATCCGATCAATTGGTCAGAACTTCGGCATCGTTTTGGCAGGCATGGCGCTGGTGGTGATGACCACCGTGTCGTTCTACCTGATCACCGCCTATACACCGACCTTCGGCAAGGCCGAGTTGCACCTCTCAGACCTGGATGCGTTGCTGGTCACCGTGTGCGTGGGTATTTCCAACTTTATCTGGCTGCCGGTGATGGGCGCGGTGTCCGACAAGATCGGCCGTAAGCCGTTGCTGCTCGGTGCGACGATCCTGGCGATTCTTACGGCCTACCCGGCGCTGTCGTGGCTGGTGGTCAACCCGAGTTTCAGTCACCTGCTGATCGTGCTGTTGTGGTTGTCGTTCCTGTACGGCTCATACAACGGCGCCATGGTGGTAGCCCTGACCGAGATCATGCCGGTGGAGGTGCGCACCACCGGTTTCTCCCTGGCCTACAGCCTGGCGACCGCGACCTTTGGCGGCTTTACCCCGGCGGCCTGCACTTACCTGATCCATGTGCTGGATAACAAGGCAGCACCGGGGATCTGGCTCAGTGGGGCAGCGGTGCTGGGGTTGGTTGCAACCCTGGTGCTGTTCAAGGGTAACCGGCATGAACTACGCACTGCGCAGGCTTCGGTGGTCGGTGGCGCCTGATGGATCGCTATCGCGGGCAAGCCCGCTCCCACCTTTGAATGTATTCGCAAATCAAACTGTAGGAGCGGGCTTGCCCGCGATGAGGCCTTCAAACCCAACACAACCCCCCCAGGCATAAAAAAGCCCCGAACCAGTCGGGGCTTTTTCATTTAGCGCTGATGCTTAGCGCGGGAACGCAGGCGGGTTGACCCCGGCCATGTCTTCCATCACGCGTACCACCTGGCAGCTGTAACCGAACTCGTTGTCGTACCAGACGTACAGCACAACGCGGTTATCCTGGGTGATGGTCGCTTCAGCATCGACCACACCGGCGTGGCGCGAGCCAACGAAGTCGGTGGACACCACTTCCTGGGAATTGACGAAGTCGATTTGCTTATGCAGATCGGAGTGCAGCGCCATGTAGCGCAGGTACTCGTTCATCTCTTCACGGGTGGCGGCTTTCTCAAGGTTGAGGTTGAGAATGGCCATCGACACGTTCGGCGTGGGTACACGGATCGCGTTACCGGTC
The Pseudomonas hygromyciniae genome window above contains:
- a CDS encoding FAD:protein FMN transferase, giving the protein MGGLRYAVVGGLLAILAGCGNGEVLEAFGGPTMGSTYSIKYVRTPGAPVAGVVQPQVESILAEVDRQMSTYRSDSDIERFNGLPADRCQPMPESILHLVRTGEQLSQASGGAFDLTVEPLLNLWGFGPQARQIKIPDPMALAQARQQVGHQHLRVDAGQLCKDAAVQVDFNSIAAGYTVDRIAERLGQLGIERYLVEVTGELKAAGRKSDGTPWRVALEEPRDDQQVAQRIIAVDGFGVSTSGDYRNYFQQDGHRYSHTLDARTGAPITHHLASVTVLEPSALMADGLSTLLLVLGPEEGWDYAEKQRIAAFFVMREGDAFVTRSNKAFEQLTAVKP
- the tcuC gene encoding MFS transporter, whose translation is MSSTTGKGKAIFRVVSGNFLEMFDFMVYGFYATAIAKTFFPADSAFASLMLSLATFGAGFLMRPLGAIFLGAYIDRHGRKKGLVITLAMMAAGTVLIACVPGYATLGVAAPLIVLFGRLLQGFSAGVELGGVSVYLAEIATPGRKGFFVSWQSASQQAAVVFAGLLGVGLNHWLSPEEMGEWGWRVPFLIGCLIVPVIFVIRRSLEETPEFQARKHRPTLQEIIRSIGQNFGIVLAGMALVVMTTVSFYLITAYTPTFGKAELHLSDLDALLVTVCVGISNFIWLPVMGAVSDKIGRKPLLLGATILAILTAYPALSWLVVNPSFSHLLIVLLWLSFLYGSYNGAMVVALTEIMPVEVRTTGFSLAYSLATATFGGFTPAACTYLIHVLDNKAAPGIWLSGAAVLGLVATLVLFKGNRHELRTAQASVVGGA